Part of the Quercus robur chromosome 5, dhQueRobu3.1, whole genome shotgun sequence genome, AAAGAAAATGTTCATCACAAATCAACTTTTACATGCGGTATTAGTTCATTAAGAGAATCAGGGAAAGCATACAGATCTTTGCAAGGTCAATCACCAAGTGAGGCAACTTAGGAGATATAATCTCCTATATTGATGAATGCACAGATGACGCTATAAAACTGAGAATCTAAATGCATGTTTATCACATTTCAAAGCTCAACATTTGAGTGGTGGATCTGCAAACCTTTCGGAAGTCATTATTGGTAAAATTTTCAACAATCTTAGCCCCAGATGAAAAGAACCCTCGTCCTAGAGGACTGTATGCCACAATCCCAATGCCTAGTTCCCTGAACAATTATgagaacaaatttaaattttgtatctcaattattttataccttaaaaattaaaatgcaattGTAATTGACACCTCACCTGCAAGTAGGAACTATTTCTTCCTCCACATCTCTAGTCCACAAAGACCACTCTAACTGCACAGCTGTTATGGGATGAACCGCATGTGCCCTTCTTATTGTTGAAGAAGAGGCCTCAGATAGACCTATGTACTTGATTTTACCCTCTTCAACTAATTTCTTGAGTTCTCCCATCTTATAATATAAAGGAGAAAAGAATTAGAGGATGCTTAATAGATGGGACACATGATGAAACAATAGTGGCAGCAAATGTAACAACTACGCTAGCTAGGAAAGAGATAGCTCAAAGATAATTAAGCTGCAACAACAGCATATTGATATGTAATTAGACAACTTAAGAACACCATAAATGCCAAATTATCATGCTTGCTGATCATTATCTGACAGTCATGACAGAATAGGTTCATGGTTACATTATCTTAGGGAAATGGTAGTTTCCTTAATTCAATGATCtcataaataattacaaaataattgaaCAATGGTGATCACTCACAGTAAAGCATGAAGCTAAATCTAAATATGCATATTGATAGTCATCATGTGTTAAAATATGACGCCTTCAAACGAGGCTCATTTATCCTTCAAAGCTTCAAAGGGGGCACAAGTAAAACAAGACGCCTtcgtctctctttctttctctctcccccaaagaaaagtgaaattgcaaaatatatattaaatttaaaaatgaatttggaatattgattttttgaatttgccAAGGATGCAGTTCAAAAGCTTGGGGGTGTGGAGATATTGATAAAAATGGGGGGATGGGGTGAGAAGTTGTTTGAAAGATATTTTATAGAAAAGTGAAAATGAGTTTGTCAAAACATCCAACCCTGCTGCCATAGACATTTGCCTCACCTTAGGCTTGACTTCATTACCTTATCTTGAAATGGAGTGACCCCTTGTAAGCTAGAAAGAACCTCAAAAGGAACAACGAACACAAGAGAATTTGGGAACAAAGATTGAACAATAATGCTTACAAACAATCAGAGAATTTGAACTAAATAATCCCTACCCTATTCATAGAAGTAGTTATACAAAATCAATGGCCTAGTCTCTTCTCAGGGTCTTGTGCGGAAGTTACAAATACATTAAGATATGATGGATGAGCCAATGGTAGCCCTCTTTGGCATTTCATTTGATGTCTGGAATGTGAAgtattttaaacatatatatatatatatatatatatgcctggCACAAGAGCACcttcattataaatatataaataaagagcAAGTGATTCTTTGCAACCCCAATCAAGTACCTTATAAGTACGCATTCATATTACATAATCATTGGAAATCATGTTAATGGCTTAATATGACATGATTAATAGAAAAgggatttaagaaaaaaaaaatttaactaaccGTGACTTCAATGGGAACGCGGTTGTCGATGCGATGTTGGTAGTAGAGATCAATACAATCCATATCAAGGCGCTTCAAACTGGCCTCACAAGCTGCTCTCACATATTCTGGTTCACCACGGATGCCCTTGTCGGTAATACCAAACTTTGTGGCCAGTTCCACCTTCTCTCTTACCCCTCCCTTCAAAGCCTGCACCCCCAATATAATGATATTATATAAAGAATCGTCACATGAATGGTTTagattaaatgaataaattcaacatcttttaatagcttaagcttttagCATAACAAATTGTTAATTTAACATTAACAAAGAGTAcgatagtagtagtagtagtagtaccTTTCCGATGAGGATTTCGTTGGTAAGAGGGCCGTAGATGTCAGAAGTATCGAGAAAGGTGACACCACTGTTTATGGCATGATGGATGAGACCAATCATGTCTTTTTCGGGCTTTGGAGGGGACATGCTCATGCAGCCCAGACCTTGTGCCGAAACCTCCAGTCCCTGTGAACCCAGCTTCATCCTCTCCACTCTTACAGCCATTGTTGTGCTCTTTCTTCAACAACTACTACTAGTTGACCAGTAATCAAATACAAACTCTCACAAcaatgtcacaatatttttaaaataagcaCACTAACTCATTTATATGGCCGATCAATctctaatataaaattttacaatcttAAATTAGCATGAACCCACCACAATCTCCGATTTACATTTTTTTGACATACTAAATTTAAGAATGTTCCAAAATTATTGTGACATTTTACTTTACAATAGTACATTACAACTATTTGATCTTAGCCAAATTTAATTTGGACAAGTATTCGCGGTCAGCTGTGTTAATTATGGTGTAAGGACGTACGTTGGTTGAAATTTTATAGCAGGAAATGCATTAGCTTacaaaaaatagtaaaaccACAACTACGACTGAGGCTAGTCCCAAGCTCCAGAGATCTGGTGCCCGTTTGGTCCAGCTATTTGACCCCAAAATGCAGGTTTGCGTTTTCAAGAtgagaaattacattttaccatttttacagCATCTACATCAGTGATGTAAACacttataaaatacaaaaagtaacaATTTTTACGTATTTTACTCCAAAAATATTGCATATAAGTCCTTCTAAAACTGGCATATTTTAACCTTTAATACAGTAACcgcgtatatatatataattactgtAGCTTGTGTACACCAttagtttattaattttcacgtttcctttttttttttttttttttttttctcaattcttTGTGCAAAACAAACTGACTTCTATCTCATCTGTCTTTTTTCTCagatacacacaaacacaaacacaaacacacccacaaaTTAACACagagatacacaaacacacccacacaaacACACCCGCGCAGACAAACCAACAGAGAGACAGATCGGTGCTGGCAGCGGAGATCGGTGCTCTTGTGGGTCGACGGAGTCCGTGCTTGTGGGTTTTGATTCTTGTGGTGCTGGTGGGTTTTTATTCTTGTGGTTCTTGTGGTGGAGATTGGTGCTTTTGGTGGATAAATTATTTGACCATGAtaggaaaaggaagaagaagatgcttgTGGAGGGAGGTGATTTGACCGTAAGGAAAGGAAGGAGGAGTTCTCcgtgaaaggaagaaaaaaagaagtagaagaagcCAGAAGGACAAAATTGGTCTGAGTGAGAAACgagataagaacaaagaaaaaggggTAAGTGCAAAATAACAAGGTGGTACTTTGGAAAAAGggataagtaaaaataaaataataattaaaaaaaatgattatttaaataagggttggtaaaataaataagtggTTTAACCACCCTAACTTTACCTTTTGGGCTTGTAAATGTGTTTTTTCACGTTTTCAGATTGGACGTGCAATACCAAAACGCAATCAACACAATCTAAGGTTGGCTGTATTACCGTCGGAGTTTTCGAATATTTTCTCTAAATTATCCTTACCTTTTTCTTGAACTTTCTATTCTGCCCCTTTCTCTAACAAGAAACTATGCAGCAAACAAGGAACAGAGATTTGGGTTCCAACAAAAATAATGTTGGAGTCACTTTACACAGCTTTTAGATTTGGCGCCCTCAAAAGCTATTATCATCACCGATCGAGCCCTAGCACCGCTGCATGCCGTGGGTGCTGCCAAAGTGAACTGGGTCTTGATTCTTTATGAGAATTGTGGAGTTACCGATCAACACAACGGTGAAAAAGCTGCTTCAAAGGGTGATGCCGAAGTGGGTCTTGATTCTTGATGAGCGATGGAGGTGAAGGCCTGAAGGAATTTGTGACTCACCGAAGTCACTTTGTTGAGGTGTGGGTACTGGGTTAAGCAAGCAACTTGTTAAACACACAGAGTGActgagcgagagagagagagagagagagagtgaagtgtttaaagaaaacaaaatgtgAAAGAAATGTGTGCGgaggaaaatagagaaaagggtgaaagaaagaaaataaaaaataaaaaaaaggtgaagAAAGTGTGGCTGAGAAAAAAcagatagaaaaagagaaaaaaaaggcgTTGTGTTTGATACATGTGTGGGAGAAAAGGTTAaacttatgaaaaaaattaatctatatatatatatatatatattaatctatatatatatataaataaatgaagtCATTGGCCTCTCCACAATTTTTTACAtcagtattttttatttatatttttttaatttgatttaattaaaaaaaaactcacttaaaaaaaataaaaactttaaaagattaagaaaaaaagagagaaactcCTGTTaaaactcagagagagagagagagagagagagagagagagagagagagagagagagagagagagagagagagagagagagagagagagagagagagagagagagagagagagagagagagagagagagagagagagagagagagccttcTTTACGCCACCAATGAATAAATGCCACATCATATTTCTATTGAAAACCTAACCTAATACACTCCGGCACACATAATTATAActcaattaaactcaaaatcCTTAAACATGTATCAGGCAGACCTGAAGAACTAAACAGCTCCAACGTCTAACTCCTCCTCTCCTTTCCTAACAATCTTATATTTGCTTTGTGGGCTATATACCAAGCAACATAAAGCAAATAAAACACCCACAACAGAAAACAGAAAAGCCACAGAGTAGGAACGAAAGACTCAAAATTTTCCCCTTCTATTCTAGATAACACACTCATATAATACATTCATGTCAAAAAAAGAACAAGTAGTCAATATATGACCAAGAATCGCTCAAAATCAAGAACCATAGTGCCAAACCAGCATCGTAGGTAGAGAAACAAGCCCTGAAGTAAACAAAATGAACAATCACAAATTGATAACAAATATACACCCACATAAGAAATCAACGTTTAGAAGagaaaaatcaataacaaatCAATACCCAGATGAGAAAAAGACAAACCCATAATGTTAACAACAAGTATAGAGCCAAAGGAATCAAAATAATGAAGACCCATTAAGtaagaaacagagaagaatCAATAAAAAGGGGTAAACCTTGAACGACGAGGTGGAGCTCCGGTGCGGCGGCGCTAGCTCCTTACTGACGTGTGCGGCAGTTTCAGCGGCGAGGTGGAGGTCCGGTAGTATATGGAAAGGAGGTGGAATGGGTTTAGGCGTTGGAGCTGTTTAGTTCTTCAGGCAGGTCTGATACGTGTTGGAGATTGAGTTATAATTGTGTGTGTTGAAGTGTATTGGGTTTTCAGTAGAAATATAGTGTGGCGTTTATTCATTGGTGGCGTAAAGAAGGCTCTTTGCGCTAGCTCCTGACCAAagtctctcatatatatatatatatacacacacatacatacacacgttatacacacacatatatacacacgtTCAAGAATATAAGACCATAACAAACTCTactattagaatttcaaatagTAATAAAAACCTTAACCCTTAGGTTACATTTAAAACACACAGTTCTCTAaatctttgtaaatttttttggtcaTCTGTGTTTTTCTAATTCTTTGCTCTGGTCTTGGCATAGTATTTCTCCAAGATCCATCTCTtatattaccttttttttttttttttttggggtgcttTTCATTAGTTTTAGTCTTTGTTTAGCTCCTATGAAGTACAAACTATTTAGCATCATAGGTAATACTCAGCCTCTTAATCAAATTTGAGAGGGTCTTCAATGTTAgctttgattatttttattaccAAGTTGagatttttattggtttatCAAGCATGGGTTAGTTGAGAAATCTGGTCCTCATATACAATTGACATATAATTACTAAGAGAGATACATCACTTATTATAAATAGAGGTTGAGGAGTTTAACAAGGTTTTGGGCATGTGGAAAGCATggcttaataaataaaaagaaaaaaaaagaaaaatggccGAAACAGCAATATTGTGAAAACTTACAATTTTGTGAGTATTTCGTAGTGTATTATTTTGGGTATTGGGCATTTTGTTGTCCAAGtaggaaatagaaaacttaGGTATAAATAGTtgatttgttatttgttgtttCATACTTCTGAATTGTTTCGGTGGTTTGTAAGTTAATGGAAGGAATTAGGGTTATTTGGATTGTGGTTTATGGTGGATAAGactagaaaaatatatagagGTAAGGTTTAGAATAGATAACAATGTATAGATCCTATGGACTTAACTGAAATTTTATATGAttaataatgttatttattttttcatttatggatTGTGGCAACATGGTTGAGACTTCTATGCAAACTACAAATAGATGGagtaaatactaaaaaaaagcTAGAGGTAATAGATgcctaaaattatttaatatttgttaactatcccgtgcgacgcatgggttagcgactagtaaattatattaatgtaaTATAATCttctcaatatttttattacaataagtTTTAAATGGTAAGTcgttattagttttttttttttttttttttttttttttttttttttttttaaatttgggttatcactaatataaatttttgggCAAGACTTATGtacaattgtagggacacgattctcaaacggcccaacgatgacgttgggctcgcacgtgaaggatccctcacaataagatttgtagagagtgggcttgaaaggctagcgtttggtcacagggcgttggtccaaactggactttagggaaactcagataagaaaagacTTCAGCCTGGATATAAAAGCtctacagctttgtaacttgagggattggactcctcggatcatgtccgaggagctcTAATGTCTTTCTctggttacccggcggtgggtttttcgtggtggtgtacatatattgtccgggcattctcatccctggagtttttcccaggaagtgagatggggatcccctttctgattagtttatcttctcttttatactagcctacgttcgctgtccctcgtccacgtgtagggtcaacttttttaggactgctatttgtcccgtcaatctaatcccagaattgttggggatggttgataaagcctaagaatctggctctgttaggtgtagagtcttatcagtgaagggtattaaggacaacttccctgagatattttctgatctttaaagtttgctcgtataccactttcatcaatgagactttgggtctgccgaggactaagctgtcctcggctgtatctccgggccattttgtgcttcttattttgagcttgggccatggccttcctcggcttgggcctgtggactccccatgagcaagcgggccggacccataaattattgggccacacaatagcccctcaaaaccctgctgtccaacatcttgattggaaaggtgggttttgggtaataccgagcctttattatggctcatttatttcagcccttgactgacgcgggcgactcttcacctgctCAGGGAATGCaccggtctacgagatgtttcccttaatttgcgcacgatgcccttatgccgtttggttatccgaagcgcatctttaatatcttccctttacgagacctcccagatctaacggttattGATAGCGTGGGGAAACGAAATAGATGTATATTTATTTGCAGACTTCCCTGGAGATCTGAATGTATTATGACCCCTTTtcctcgtcccctatataaagagagaagacaaaagctgATTTTATCATACTTGAATCCCTCATATTCCTCCCAGAGTTCACTTCTTCCCTCTAGTCATACCTTATCCGATAATACGTTCAGCACAGttgtcagccatgaataaaccattctattcccaaaaacaccatgtcttaataaagctcgagatggctcggtcagggcaaggatggcggagactcaagatttgtcttcccttccttttagccaaaattcgaagcagagactcgtcacatctcactttcggtgtgactgagtcaaaaacatccattatcaccaccatccgctctctcacaagcatatctaacatggcgccagcgtgttaggagtcaggactggggcagggaccaagtgcccctgcttcttcctctcttcgttcactggcgcccccctttgcctctctttcttcttctttccaccactaGATCCATCCTggagcttttccttctccctcttttgctcctttccctttctcttcatcttttccctcttcttctcctccttcttactcatgtcctccatcttcttcattcatctcctccatcttcctcattcatctcctccatcctcttcttccttctccttcaaattcttcttccttgtccttcaaattcttcttccttctccttcatctttttctaaagaaggctCTTCTCccgatatgagcagtactgaggcagagattggagagactttgaagacgagtttaaaagacacctgattgtttacttatctgCATTGCGGATGTTATagttgcttcggcagttcatcttttgtataggcttgtttaagcccctttttgtacgttgtaataacttttcatattaataaaagttgatgttactttacttcgcatgttctgtttttatgtttttacaagtttacaagcgttgctcggcacaataatatagcatttaaatcaatgacaactaaggctaaaatatttgctaataaaaagatgtcatcataactttaataaaattattcgaCATAGCAATGCCGACCAGTGAGGGACGAAACTCACCTTAAATTTAGCCGAGATGAGGACTAAGTACTCGATACGGTATAGgaagtaactatccgaggacatgtcacccgcTAAATGAACAGTTTCCTTAAGCTAATGAACATTGGGTcatttcgccatcttcttaacacgctggccttaaccttttacagtatttgagccgagaaccttccccatccgagtagttggtttccccataggcttgaatccgaggaccatgcaagtccttggttctgtctaaaacttattattattattattattattttttttttttgtgtacttggtttccccataggcttgagtccgaggaccatgcaagtcctaggttatgtccaaaactttttgagttcagattttccctttcttcaggtatttcacgaggcgccgagcaggggttgtccttGGCAACGGCTAtttctcggcgtgggccacagtccctgggccctcatgcagagcgggcctgggccgcgaagtCACTAagcccacgaattaagaggtatCTCTACAGCctttggccacgcggtactctctgacgtcccaatgttcgaggtgcgcctttacgaggcttctttaatcttgtggttgcagttgacgttggaagttgagccagaaccattttgtctgtagcgtccCTTGGGATGCTGCGTGAATTAACTGCCACCACCTTATTCCCTTAAATAAATGAGAGAGGTAGTTGCTTTCCCCAgcttcctcccaaatcacagctcctatactcagtgctgtcctcc contains:
- the LOC126725447 gene encoding probable aldo-keto reductase 2, with translation MAVRVERMKLGSQGLEVSAQGLGCMSMSPPKPEKDMIGLIHHAINSGVTFLDTSDIYGPLTNEILIGKALKGGVREKVELATKFGITDKGIRGEPEYVRAACEASLKRLDMDCIDLYYQHRIDNRVPIEVTMGELKKLVEEGKIKYIGLSEASSSTIRRAHAVHPITAVQLEWSLWTRDVEEEIVPTCRELGIGIVAYSPLGRGFFSSGAKIVENFTNNDFRKTLPRFLPENLEHNKTIFENVNKMAARKGCTSSQLALAWVHHQGKDVCPIPGTTKMENFNQNIGALSLKLTPEEMAELESYASKDAVKGERYFSNIPTWKDSETPPLSSWKAA